A region of Pempheris klunzingeri isolate RE-2024b chromosome 15, fPemKlu1.hap1, whole genome shotgun sequence DNA encodes the following proteins:
- the LOC139214025 gene encoding cAMP-responsive element modulator-like isoform X1: MAVTGDETESAATGDMPAYQLRSPNSGLAQSIVMAASPGSMQSPSSQHAEEITRKREVRLMKNREAARECRRKKKEYVKCLENRVAVLENQNKTLIEELKALKDIYCHKAE; encoded by the exons ATGGCTGTCACTGGGGATGAGACTGAGTCAG CTGCCACAGGAGACATGCCCGCCTACCAGCTGCGTTCGCCCAACTCAGGCCTGGCCCAGAGCATCGTGATGGCAGCGTCCCCGGGCTCCATGCAGAGCCCCTCATCACAGCACGCTGAAGAGATCACCCGCAAAAGGGAGGTCCGGCTGATGAAAAACAG GGAGGCAGCTCGCGAATGCcgcaggaaaaagaaagagtacGTCAAATGTCTGGAAAACCGTGTGGCTGTgttggaaaaccaaaacaagaccCTGATTGAAGAGCTAAAAGCACTGAAGGACATTTACTGCCACAAAGCTGAGTAG
- the LOC139214025 gene encoding cAMP-responsive element modulator-like isoform X2, with amino-acid sequence MPAYQLRSPNSGLAQSIVMAASPGSMQSPSSQHAEEITRKREVRLMKNREAARECRRKKKEYVKCLENRVAVLENQNKTLIEELKALKDIYCHKAE; translated from the exons ATGCCCGCCTACCAGCTGCGTTCGCCCAACTCAGGCCTGGCCCAGAGCATCGTGATGGCAGCGTCCCCGGGCTCCATGCAGAGCCCCTCATCACAGCACGCTGAAGAGATCACCCGCAAAAGGGAGGTCCGGCTGATGAAAAACAG GGAGGCAGCTCGCGAATGCcgcaggaaaaagaaagagtacGTCAAATGTCTGGAAAACCGTGTGGCTGTgttggaaaaccaaaacaagaccCTGATTGAAGAGCTAAAAGCACTGAAGGACATTTACTGCCACAAAGCTGAGTAG
- the LOC139214186 gene encoding cAMP-responsive element modulator-like: MDTSVSPQLDSSLNDSVTDGEENLREASPSPAAPSQASVAAESPGVTVVQLTDGQTVQVQGVIQAPKTSVIQSPQVQTVQIATVAELEGDESVTDTQKRREILSRRPSYRKILNELSTDSSAVPKIEEEKTEEEVPVSSAASPSVPTSIYQTSSGQYIAITQGRGIQLTSPGAEALQGAQTLTVASSTTPEPGSTFLQCAAQPGDSPQQYYIQGGQVLIQGTLQMSDNQQHEE; the protein is encoded by the exons ATGGATACCTCGGTCTCTCCTCAGCTGGACAGCAGTTTAAATGACTcagtgacagatggagaggagaacCTCAGGGAAGCCAGTCCATCTCCTGCAGCCCCatctcag GCGTCGGTGGCAGCAGAGTCTCCTGGCGTGACTGTCGTCCAGCTCACCGATGGCCAGACGGTGCAGGTCCAAGGGGTCATCCAGGCCCCTAAGACCTCTGTCATACAGTCACCACAAGTCCAGACTGTGCAG ATTGCCACTGTAGCAGAGCTCGAGGGTGATGAGTCAGTCACAGACACCCAGAAGAGACGGGAGATTCTCTCAAGGCGCCCATCTTATCG AAAAATACTCAATGAGCTTTCAACGGATTCTTCGGCAGTTCCTAAAATTGaagaagagaagacagaggaggaggtgccGGTCTCTAGTGCAGCCTCACCATCAGTGCCGACTTCCATCTACCAGACCAGCTCAGGACAATACA TTGCGATCACTCAAGGGAGAGGCATCCAGTTGACCAGCCCCGGAGCTGAAGCCCTCCAGGGGGCCCAGACCCTGACGGTAGCCAGCTCTACCACCCCGGAGCCTGGATCCACATTCTTGCAGTGTGCAGCTCAACCTGGAGACTCCCCACAGCAATACTACATTCAAGGGGGGCAGGTGCTCATCCAAG GTACCTTACAAATGTCTGACAACCAGCAGCATGAGGAATAA